A window of the Xenopus laevis strain J_2021 chromosome 9_10L, Xenopus_laevis_v10.1, whole genome shotgun sequence genome harbors these coding sequences:
- the lrrc3.L gene encoding leucine-rich repeat-containing protein 3 yields the protein MHLEDHLNRFLEFLLKRGILILLFHQKIIAACPKSCQCSDTNGATVVHCSSRDLEEIPIHLPMDTVSLKLDANKIKQVPNNAFKDLNYLQELDLSRNSIEKIELAAFKGVSEGLKLLDLSGNQIHSIPKEALAKLKAKIRLSNNPWHCDCSLQEMLREIILDPNTVNEILCKTSVHEKYIGKPLIQVLDSGINFCNIHNKTTDIAMFITMFGWFAMVITYVVYYVRHNQEDARRHLEYLKSLPSTQLAKDFDTISTVL from the coding sequence ATGCATCTAGAAGACCATTTAAACAGATTTTTGGAATTTCTACTCAAAAGAGGAATTTTAATATTACTGTTCCACCAGAAAATTATTGCAGCTTGCCCAAAGAGCTGTCAGTGCTCTGACACTAACGGAGCCACAGTTGTTCACTGTAGCTCCAGAGACCTGGAAGAAATCCCCATACACCTCCCAATGGACACAGTGTCCCTCAAACTGGATGCCAATAAGATCAAACAAGTGCCAAACAATGCATTTAAGGACTTGAACTATCTCCAAGAGTTGGACCTGTCTAGGAATTCGATTGAGAAAATAGAGTTGGCAGCTTTTAAAGGGGTGTCAGAGGGTCTAAAGCTTTTGGATTTATCTGGAAATCAGATTCACAGTATTCCTAAGGAAGCCTTGGCTAAACTTAAAGCCAAAATCCGTCTTTCCAATAACCCGTGGCACTGTGATTGCAGTCTTCAAGAGATGCTGAGGGAAATCATATTAGACCCAAACACAGTTAATGAAATTTTATGCAAGACATCTGTTCATGAGAAATATATTGGGAAGCCCTTGATCCAGGTTTTAGACTCTGGCATAAACTTTTGCAACATTCATAACAAAACCACTGATATTGCTATGTTTATTACCATGTTTGGTTGGTTTGCAATGGTGATAACCTATGTAGTGTACTATGTGCGGCACAACCAAGAAGATGCTAGGCGGCACCTGGAGTACCTCAAGTCATTGCCCAGTACACAGTTAGCCAAAGACTTTGATACTATCAGTACTGTGCTTTAA